The proteins below come from a single Vampirovibrio chlorellavorus genomic window:
- a CDS encoding nucleoside 2-deoxyribosyltransferase translates to MLSSTELVYLAAPFDTPEQRAFNQRVAKLVRSYNYPLFMPEQIRPELAENGALEHWQPAADLVLTGNAAEDLDILYTEACLDAINRANLMIAIYYGEEFDPLTAFEVGYALGRRVNVVAVQNILVPELARCGTLNRLSSPQFCSRIVVAPHDDERFPDRLIPILNRFFTPHKL, encoded by the coding sequence ATGTTAAGTTCCACTGAATTGGTTTACCTTGCCGCCCCTTTTGACACCCCCGAGCAACGCGCTTTTAATCAGCGGGTGGCAAAGCTGGTGCGCTCCTACAACTACCCGCTGTTCATGCCGGAGCAAATTCGTCCGGAGTTGGCTGAAAACGGGGCTCTGGAGCATTGGCAACCGGCGGCTGATCTGGTTTTGACCGGTAACGCCGCCGAAGATCTGGACATTTTGTACACGGAAGCCTGTCTGGACGCCATTAACCGGGCCAACCTGATGATTGCCATATACTACGGCGAGGAATTTGACCCCCTAACCGCCTTCGAGGTGGGCTACGCTCTGGGCCGTCGGGTGAACGTGGTGGCCGTGCAAAACATTCTGGTCCCGGAACTGGCCCGTTGCGGCACGCTGAATCGGCTGAGTTCCCCGCAGTTTTGTTCCCGCATTGTGGTGGCTCCGCACGATGACGAGCGCTTCCCGGATCGCCTGATCCCCATCCTGAATCGCTTTTTCACCCCGCACAAGCTGTAG
- a CDS encoding PAS domain S-box protein — MHDQSDSGFEFYSESAGRPVEPDGAISLKEDVSALRRQAELQGRFQAVYSRLSSEVAQALPLAVLLEQVTHDVCWALSLPCARILELADQQGWILRANQGWNHHPVDELLPSGFGRWASYAMSTRPEQPVVFPEVLNAEPPDFGQPDYQDFACGVAVRIAGPGRGFGVLEVAGHEPRVFDGVELACLQTLGNWLGILIERKTLATEMLEVDDRMRLMMTASRDGIWEWDLRTSEVYWNDRLYDMLGLEKQQKALRLEDVESLYHPDDVAFLRAFAQVSLSEQKLYEFEMRMRHASGAYRLLYVRASVIPRRDGGLPRVVGLVSDITELKDVRQQVVESESRFEILANATPAFIVLTDTHGNAVYYNRTCQEFANESNQELVEKGWMRFVYPSELPTVKEIYSAAIPRQQPFTFEYRAVRPDGAVRFLRNNGVPRFQPDGQFVGYILLAIDATEERQSSLRMQRVMDANLIGILYTEMDGTVVDFNQAFEQMTGFTRDDLAKGLNMWRITPPEYIDFSHDMVTALKATGIYRAFEKQYLRKDGSRMDALVTVATLGEGDNASAVVLIMDISQQKQAQRDLQKNLERERLNRNILELASQARDVHWVIDQAIRLVGQQMQADRALMVYYKPHPEGAGTAMEVSYQYRTSDDVVPFLASDFSSALAELTRLYLTDCLKALPTPITSVDGFLDCIAQCLKDAPVPGEQTQAALSELKSLLLERYHIRSYFRLPVRYLGKVYGALNVQHCSSDHFWSEDDLAALHDVANYLGLVFYQLDLHQQEQKVLEELEKSYKLIHIISDAQSQFIGAQDNRQVFKNLLNRLLEYTNSEYGFIGEVFTDSEGQPYLKTDFLTDISWNEETNRLYQQSLENGMEFHNLRTLFGAVMVTGQVVIANDPAHDARRGGLPHGHPPLNAFMGLPIYKGEQLIGMVGLANRPQGYAADLADNLEPYLAACANLILAVRSEALRDRLTRELKLSEQALKNYSARLEFSNKELEQFATVASHDLQAPLRKVMLFGDYLKQSLADRLDEESLDYLNRMQRASAKMQTLINDLLALSRISRKGKPFVPVNLKQVAEEVVSDLEGLIRESDGKVMLGPMMTIDADGVQMQQILQNLMGNALKFHRPGVPPVIEVSAVPINDQFCEIRVQDNGIGFEEKYLDRIFTLFERLHGDQDYGGGSGLGLAIVKKIVDRHHGQVTAHSQVGVGTTFIVTLPIHQD; from the coding sequence ATGCACGATCAATCAGATTCGGGATTTGAATTTTACTCAGAATCAGCTGGCCGCCCGGTTGAGCCGGATGGTGCTATTTCCCTGAAGGAGGACGTTTCCGCCTTGCGGCGTCAGGCGGAGCTTCAGGGGCGATTTCAGGCGGTTTATAGCCGCTTAAGTAGTGAAGTGGCACAAGCGTTGCCACTGGCCGTGCTGTTGGAGCAGGTAACGCACGATGTGTGCTGGGCCCTGAGCCTGCCGTGCGCGCGCATTCTGGAACTGGCCGACCAGCAGGGCTGGATCTTGCGGGCCAATCAGGGGTGGAACCATCATCCAGTGGATGAACTGCTTCCCTCCGGTTTTGGCCGATGGGCCAGTTATGCCATGTCGACACGCCCTGAGCAGCCTGTGGTTTTTCCGGAAGTTTTAAATGCGGAGCCCCCCGATTTTGGCCAGCCCGATTACCAGGACTTTGCCTGTGGTGTGGCGGTGCGGATAGCAGGGCCGGGCCGGGGCTTTGGCGTTCTGGAAGTGGCGGGCCATGAACCCCGGGTGTTCGATGGTGTTGAATTGGCCTGTTTGCAGACCCTTGGCAATTGGCTGGGCATTTTAATTGAACGAAAAACCCTGGCCACCGAGATGCTGGAGGTGGACGATCGGATGCGGCTGATGATGACGGCCAGCCGAGACGGGATTTGGGAATGGGATCTGCGAACCAGTGAAGTCTATTGGAACGATCGTCTGTATGACATGCTGGGTTTGGAAAAACAGCAAAAGGCCTTGCGCCTTGAGGATGTGGAGTCGTTGTATCATCCGGATGACGTGGCTTTTTTACGCGCCTTTGCCCAGGTGAGCCTGAGTGAGCAAAAGTTGTATGAGTTTGAAATGCGGATGCGGCACGCTAGTGGCGCTTACCGTCTGTTGTATGTCCGGGCCAGCGTGATTCCCAGACGGGATGGCGGCCTGCCCCGAGTGGTGGGTCTGGTTTCCGATATCACGGAATTAAAGGACGTGCGCCAGCAGGTGGTGGAAAGCGAGTCCCGTTTCGAGATTCTGGCCAACGCCACGCCTGCGTTCATTGTGCTGACCGATACCCATGGCAACGCCGTCTATTACAACCGCACCTGTCAGGAGTTCGCCAACGAGTCCAATCAGGAACTGGTGGAAAAGGGCTGGATGCGGTTTGTTTATCCTTCGGAGCTACCAACCGTCAAGGAAATTTACAGCGCCGCCATTCCCAGACAACAGCCGTTTACCTTCGAGTATCGGGCGGTTCGTCCCGATGGCGCCGTTCGTTTTCTCCGAAACAACGGGGTTCCCCGGTTTCAGCCGGATGGTCAGTTTGTGGGGTATATTTTACTGGCCATTGACGCCACCGAGGAGCGTCAATCCAGCTTGCGCATGCAGCGGGTGATGGACGCCAATTTAATTGGCATCCTTTACACGGAAATGGACGGCACCGTGGTGGATTTTAACCAGGCTTTCGAGCAGATGACCGGCTTTACTCGGGATGATCTTGCCAAAGGGTTGAATATGTGGCGTATCACACCGCCGGAGTACATTGATTTCAGCCATGATATGGTGACGGCGTTAAAGGCCACCGGGATATACCGGGCATTCGAGAAGCAGTATTTGCGTAAAGACGGCAGCCGGATGGATGCGCTGGTCACGGTGGCCACGCTGGGGGAGGGGGATAACGCTTCGGCTGTGGTGCTGATTATGGATATTTCTCAGCAAAAGCAGGCCCAGCGGGATTTGCAAAAGAATCTGGAACGGGAACGGCTGAACCGTAACATTCTGGAACTGGCGTCTCAGGCCCGGGATGTACATTGGGTCATCGATCAGGCCATCCGTTTGGTGGGGCAGCAAATGCAGGCCGATCGGGCCCTGATGGTTTACTACAAGCCTCATCCGGAAGGGGCTGGCACGGCGATGGAGGTGTCCTATCAGTATCGAACGTCGGATGATGTTGTGCCTTTCCTGGCTTCGGATTTTTCATCGGCATTGGCGGAATTGACCCGGCTTTATCTCACGGATTGTCTGAAAGCGCTTCCCACCCCCATTACCTCGGTAGACGGGTTCCTGGACTGCATCGCCCAGTGTTTGAAAGATGCCCCGGTCCCCGGGGAGCAGACCCAGGCCGCCTTGTCCGAGTTGAAATCGCTGTTGCTGGAACGGTATCACATTCGATCCTATTTTCGGTTGCCGGTGCGTTATTTGGGCAAGGTGTACGGCGCTTTGAACGTCCAGCATTGCTCCAGTGACCATTTCTGGTCAGAAGACGATCTGGCCGCCCTGCACGATGTGGCCAATTATCTGGGTCTGGTGTTTTACCAGCTGGACTTGCACCAGCAAGAGCAGAAAGTGCTGGAGGAGCTGGAAAAAAGCTACAAGCTCATACACATTATCAGCGACGCCCAAAGCCAGTTTATCGGGGCGCAGGATAACCGTCAGGTCTTTAAAAACCTGCTGAACCGATTGCTGGAGTATACCAACAGTGAGTATGGGTTTATCGGGGAGGTGTTTACGGACAGTGAGGGGCAGCCCTACCTGAAAACCGATTTCTTGACCGATATTTCCTGGAACGAGGAAACCAACCGTCTCTATCAGCAAAGTCTGGAGAACGGCATGGAATTCCATAACCTCAGGACCCTGTTTGGTGCGGTTATGGTGACTGGGCAAGTGGTGATTGCCAACGATCCCGCCCACGATGCTCGGCGAGGGGGCTTGCCTCACGGACACCCCCCCTTGAACGCATTTATGGGGCTGCCCATTTACAAGGGAGAGCAGTTGATTGGCATGGTGGGTCTGGCCAATCGCCCGCAGGGATACGCGGCGGATTTGGCCGATAACCTGGAACCCTACCTGGCGGCTTGCGCCAATCTGATTCTGGCGGTTCGCAGTGAAGCCCTGCGGGATCGCTTGACCCGGGAACTGAAATTGAGCGAGCAGGCCCTGAAAAATTACTCGGCCCGACTGGAATTTAGCAACAAGGAGCTGGAGCAGTTCGCCACGGTGGCCTCTCACGATTTGCAGGCCCCGTTGCGCAAGGTCATGCTCTTTGGGGATTATCTAAAACAGTCTCTGGCCGATCGGCTGGATGAGGAAAGCCTCGATTACCTGAATCGCATGCAGCGGGCCAGCGCCAAAATGCAAACCCTGATCAATGACTTGCTGGCCTTGTCCCGCATCAGTCGCAAGGGAAAGCCCTTTGTGCCGGTGAATTTAAAGCAGGTGGCTGAAGAGGTGGTTTCCGATCTGGAAGGGCTGATTCGGGAAAGCGACGGGAAAGTGATGCTGGGGCCAATGATGACCATTGACGCCGACGGGGTGCAGATGCAGCAGATTCTACAAAACCTGATGGGGAACGCGCTTAAGTTTCATCGACCGGGAGTGCCGCCGGTAATCGAGGTGTCCGCCGTGCCCATTAACGATCAGTTCTGTGAGATTCGGGTGCAGGATAACGGGATTGGCTTTGAGGAAAAGTATCTGGACCGTATTTTTACCCTGTTTGAGCGTTTGCACGGTGATCAGGATTATGGGGGCGGCTCCGGCCTGGGGTTGGCCATTGTCAAAAAAATCGTGGATCGCCACCATGGCCAGGTGACGGCGCACAGTCAGGTGGGCGTTGGCACCACGTTTATTGTGACTTTACCCATTCATCAAGATTAG
- a CDS encoding matrixin family metalloprotease has product MERTYLDQCLKDGLTVRWPDSAMPLKVYVAPFRWYEKSKQNESYAYNQMVFDAFELWSKVSEGRVRFQQVAQLDGSQIDVSWRRVDRKSLGHCQYLVNQQSLLYSAEIKIGISDGLVHGQYNDMDEVKHTILHEIAHALGLIGHSDAGDDIMYVPHQYGVVNISQRDIDTLKTLYKLPPAFDYLAVGRKFKLKEPFTLHQVLDHLEGRSEADGKKIDFIPPPPPENPAVLQSQHDILSHMGKFHLATQNIKVDPALKKMFLAKKQGPPLQ; this is encoded by the coding sequence ATGGAAAGAACGTATCTGGATCAGTGCCTGAAGGATGGCTTAACGGTGCGTTGGCCGGATTCGGCCATGCCCCTGAAAGTGTATGTGGCCCCTTTCCGCTGGTACGAAAAATCCAAGCAAAACGAGTCCTACGCCTACAACCAAATGGTTTTCGACGCCTTTGAGCTGTGGAGTAAAGTCTCAGAGGGGAGAGTGCGCTTTCAGCAGGTGGCCCAGCTGGATGGTTCGCAGATTGATGTGAGCTGGCGACGGGTGGATCGCAAGTCCCTGGGGCATTGCCAATATCTGGTCAACCAGCAATCCCTGCTTTATTCGGCGGAAATTAAAATCGGCATCTCCGACGGGCTGGTACACGGCCAATACAATGACATGGACGAGGTCAAGCACACCATTCTGCACGAAATTGCCCACGCCCTGGGGCTCATTGGCCACAGCGACGCAGGCGATGACATTATGTACGTGCCGCATCAATACGGGGTGGTTAATATTTCCCAGCGGGACATTGACACCCTGAAGACCCTGTATAAACTGCCCCCGGCTTTCGATTACCTGGCTGTGGGTCGCAAATTCAAGCTAAAAGAACCCTTTACCCTGCATCAGGTGCTGGATCATCTGGAAGGGCGTAGCGAGGCGGATGGTAAAAAAATCGATTTCATTCCCCCGCCCCCACCGGAAAATCCTGCCGTGTTGCAAAGCCAGCACGATATTTTAAGCCACATGGGGAAATTTCATCTGGCCACCCAGAACATCAAGGTCGATCCAGCCCTTAAAAAAATGTTTCTCGCCAAAAAACAGGGCCCCCCGCTCCAGTAA
- a CDS encoding homoserine dehydrogenase, whose amino-acid sequence MSPSSSQAVPNASGLPLSSSVSPKVVIGMIGLGTVGSGVFKIFRDQPEIFFQKIAVKDASKTRTIDDLDLDLLSQDPHAVVNDPETQVIVELMGGAELARDLVTAAIRNGKHVVTANKELIAKHGPELFELARQHNVRLLFEGAVAGGIPIIMPLKLSLGANRIQEIAGILNGTTNYILTKMTQQGWSFEQALQEAQAKGFAEADPTNDVEGFDVGYKISVLSLIAFKQVVDPLAIHREGITHITAEDIENARELGYVIKLIGLAKMTDDGRLDIRVHPMLIPNHHPLSNVQNEFNAIFVKGDAVGDVMFYGRGAGEMPTASAVAADILAIATGLLKGNEPIPSMVIDPAIPAQLQPVGETVNKYYLRLNTKDKPKVIGHLGNACGDAGVSLESVMQKGINPDGTASIVLLTQAVREDQMNQALSAIRAQESTRDIGCLLRVL is encoded by the coding sequence ATGTCCCCCTCGTCCAGTCAAGCCGTGCCGAACGCAAGCGGCCTGCCCCTCTCCTCCAGCGTTTCCCCCAAAGTGGTGATTGGCATGATTGGCCTCGGTACTGTGGGTTCAGGCGTATTCAAAATTTTTCGGGATCAGCCCGAGATTTTTTTCCAGAAGATTGCGGTGAAAGACGCCAGCAAGACCCGCACCATTGATGATCTGGATTTGGATCTCTTGTCTCAAGACCCCCATGCGGTGGTCAATGATCCGGAAACGCAGGTCATTGTGGAACTGATGGGCGGGGCGGAATTGGCCAGGGATCTGGTAACGGCGGCCATCCGAAATGGCAAGCACGTGGTCACCGCCAACAAGGAACTCATCGCCAAGCACGGCCCCGAACTGTTTGAGCTGGCCCGCCAGCACAACGTGCGCCTTTTGTTTGAAGGGGCCGTGGCCGGTGGTATTCCCATCATCATGCCCCTGAAGCTCTCACTGGGGGCCAACCGCATCCAGGAAATCGCCGGTATTTTGAATGGCACCACCAACTACATCCTGACCAAAATGACCCAGCAGGGCTGGAGTTTTGAGCAGGCCCTGCAAGAAGCCCAGGCCAAAGGCTTTGCCGAAGCCGACCCCACCAATGACGTGGAAGGCTTTGATGTGGGCTACAAAATTTCGGTGCTGTCTCTCATTGCCTTCAAGCAAGTGGTGGACCCACTGGCCATCCATCGGGAGGGCATTACCCACATTACCGCCGAAGACATTGAAAACGCCCGAGAACTGGGCTATGTCATCAAGCTGATTGGTCTGGCCAAGATGACCGACGATGGCCGTCTGGACATTCGGGTTCACCCCATGCTCATTCCCAACCATCACCCCCTGTCCAACGTGCAAAATGAGTTCAACGCCATCTTCGTGAAAGGGGATGCCGTGGGCGATGTGATGTTTTACGGTCGGGGCGCCGGAGAAATGCCCACGGCCAGCGCCGTGGCCGCCGATATTCTGGCCATTGCCACCGGCTTGCTGAAAGGCAATGAGCCCATTCCCTCCATGGTCATCGATCCGGCCATTCCGGCCCAGCTGCAACCGGTGGGAGAAACGGTGAACAAGTACTATCTGCGCCTGAACACCAAGGACAAGCCCAAAGTCATCGGGCATTTGGGCAATGCCTGCGGCGACGCCGGGGTTTCTCTGGAATCGGTCATGCAAAAGGGTATCAATCCCGATGGGACGGCATCCATTGTGCTGCTCACCCAAGCCGTGCGGGAAGATCAGATGAATCAGGCCCTTTCCGCCATTCGGGCGCAGGAAAGCACCCGGGATATCGGCTGCCTGTTGAGGGTTCTGTAA
- a CDS encoding Flp family type IVb pilin → MSRSVAKSGVSLTEYGLILACVVCVCLAALQSLGSQLSGQFQSITNKIGKVSGNLGNRSSSPSSPGIPKPPASPPVTAPGSNLGINATGLNPYPNNGIAGSVAGVGDKSPVAATNRSSKTQKRTKP, encoded by the coding sequence ATGTCACGCTCTGTCGCAAAATCCGGAGTCAGCCTCACCGAATATGGCCTGATACTGGCCTGCGTGGTCTGTGTGTGTCTTGCCGCCCTGCAAAGCCTGGGCTCTCAACTCAGTGGGCAGTTCCAGTCTATCACTAACAAAATTGGCAAAGTCAGCGGCAATTTGGGGAATCGTTCCTCATCTCCTTCATCGCCGGGCATTCCCAAGCCGCCCGCCAGTCCCCCTGTCACAGCGCCCGGGAGTAATCTTGGCATCAATGCCACAGGCCTGAATCCCTATCCCAATAACGGCATTGCCGGTTCCGTGGCCGGTGTTGGCGATAAGAGTCCGGTAGCAGCGACTAACCGATCCTCTAAAACACAGAAGCGAACCAAGCCTTGA
- a CDS encoding Flp family type IVb pilin, with the protein MPKRSAHPGVSLTEYGLILACVVCVCLAALQSLGSQLSGQFQSITDKIGKVSGNLGNPSSPSIPNPPASPPVTAPGGNLGINAEALSPYPNNGIAGSVAGTDKNNPAGGVTGPLKIKNGKPPTGTSNGSSP; encoded by the coding sequence ATGCCAAAACGCTCCGCACACCCTGGTGTCAGTCTAACCGAATATGGCCTGATACTGGCCTGCGTGGTCTGTGTGTGTCTTGCCGCCCTGCAAAGCCTGGGCTCTCAACTCAGTGGGCAGTTCCAGTCTATCACTGACAAAATTGGGAAAGTCAGCGGCAATTTGGGAAATCCTTCATCGCCAAGCATTCCCAATCCGCCCGCCAGTCCCCCTGTCACAGCGCCCGGGGGTAATCTTGGCATCAATGCCGAAGCCCTGAGTCCCTATCCCAATAACGGCATTGCCGGTTCCGTGGCCGGTACTGACAAGAATAACCCTGCTGGCGGCGTGACCGGCCCCCTAAAAATTAAAAATGGCAAGCCTCCAACGGGAACCAGTAACGGTTCTTCTCCATAA
- a CDS encoding acyl-CoA dehydrogenase, whose protein sequence is MALTVDVSEDKWGLTEQQRMIRDMVRDYAVSSVEPRAAEIDRNCRFPVETFQEMAEMGLLGLPVEEQYGGAGADYLSYAIAVEELARVCASTALGVAAHTSLVVMPIYLFGNEAQKHKYLPDLCSGKRLGAYGLTEPNAGSDSGGTETTAVKQGDHYVLNGTKIFITNANYAETFIATAVTEKGVGTKGISAFIFEKDTPGFSLGAKDEKLGMRGSDWGTLQFDNARIPAENLLGEEGKGFKYFMQTLDNGRISIGALAVGIAQGALDKALRYARERKQFGKAIAEFQAIQFMLANMAVEIEAARLLVYNAGRLKLAGLPFTKEASMAKLYASEVASRAANAAIQIHGGYGYTKDFPVERYLRDAKLCEIGEGTSEIQRIVIARNILNG, encoded by the coding sequence ATGGCCCTTACCGTAGACGTCAGTGAGGACAAATGGGGTTTAACCGAGCAACAACGCATGATTCGCGATATGGTTCGGGACTATGCCGTCAGCAGCGTGGAGCCACGTGCCGCAGAAATTGACAGGAACTGCCGGTTCCCGGTGGAAACTTTTCAGGAAATGGCTGAAATGGGTCTGCTGGGCCTGCCGGTGGAGGAGCAGTACGGCGGGGCCGGGGCGGATTATCTCAGTTACGCCATTGCCGTGGAAGAGCTGGCCCGGGTCTGTGCTTCCACAGCCTTGGGGGTGGCGGCGCATACCTCTCTGGTGGTGATGCCCATTTACCTGTTTGGGAATGAGGCCCAGAAGCACAAGTATTTACCCGATTTATGCTCGGGGAAGCGGCTGGGCGCTTACGGCCTGACCGAGCCCAACGCCGGGTCGGACTCCGGGGGAACGGAAACCACCGCCGTAAAGCAGGGCGATCATTATGTGCTAAACGGCACCAAAATTTTTATTACCAACGCCAACTACGCGGAAACCTTCATTGCCACCGCCGTGACTGAAAAAGGGGTTGGCACCAAAGGCATTAGCGCCTTTATCTTCGAGAAGGACACACCGGGATTTTCGCTGGGGGCCAAGGACGAGAAGCTGGGCATGCGGGGTTCCGACTGGGGGACGCTGCAATTTGATAACGCCCGGATTCCGGCGGAAAACTTGCTGGGCGAAGAGGGCAAAGGCTTCAAGTACTTTATGCAAACCCTGGACAATGGACGCATTTCCATTGGGGCCCTGGCCGTGGGCATTGCTCAAGGGGCGTTGGACAAAGCCCTGCGGTACGCCAGGGAACGCAAGCAATTTGGCAAGGCCATCGCCGAGTTTCAGGCCATACAGTTTATGCTGGCCAATATGGCCGTGGAAATTGAGGCGGCCCGCTTGCTGGTTTACAACGCCGGGCGCCTGAAACTGGCCGGATTACCCTTCACCAAGGAGGCCAGTATGGCCAAGCTGTACGCTTCCGAGGTGGCTTCCCGGGCGGCCAACGCGGCCATTCAGATTCACGGCGGCTATGGCTACACCAAGGACTTCCCTGTGGAGCGCTACTTGCGGGATGCCAAGCTGTGCGAAATCGGGGAGGGTACTTCCGAAATTCAGCGCATTGTGATTGCTCGCAACATCCTGAACGGCTAA
- a CDS encoding SDR family oxidoreductase: MSLSQSAPPEQAPTPSVLISGASSGIGLRCAAFLAEKGYRVFAGYRHPPDADKLATRHPGITPVPLELTSQSSIEKAVNVITEALNGAGLNGLVNNAGVVISGPLEFVSLADWRHQLDVNLIGPVTLTRQCLPLLRQSQGRIVNIGSVAGIMTLPFLCPYSVSKLGLAALSDALRVELKPWGIQVALIEPGNIHTPIWAKSLQTAKTAESHYPPDYTKLYGQVMDHVKAASQKAAAHSIEADVVAQAVYHALSAPRAKTRYPLGLSVQIRRLLSMLPDRVRDWLIARQLGL, translated from the coding sequence ATGTCCTTATCGCAGTCCGCCCCGCCTGAGCAAGCCCCAACACCCTCGGTACTGATCAGCGGGGCCAGCAGCGGCATTGGCCTGCGTTGCGCCGCCTTTCTGGCCGAAAAAGGCTACCGGGTCTTTGCGGGGTACCGTCACCCCCCGGACGCCGACAAACTGGCAACGAGGCACCCGGGCATCACCCCGGTGCCGCTGGAATTAACCAGCCAAAGCAGTATTGAGAAGGCCGTCAACGTCATCACTGAAGCATTAAACGGCGCTGGTCTGAACGGGCTGGTGAACAACGCCGGGGTGGTTATCAGCGGCCCGCTGGAATTTGTGTCTCTAGCGGATTGGCGGCACCAACTGGACGTCAATTTAATCGGCCCGGTGACCTTAACCCGGCAATGTTTGCCGTTGCTTCGTCAAAGTCAGGGGCGGATCGTCAATATCGGTTCCGTGGCGGGGATTATGACCCTGCCCTTTCTATGCCCCTACTCGGTCTCCAAGTTGGGACTGGCTGCCCTTTCAGACGCCTTGCGTGTCGAACTCAAACCCTGGGGAATTCAGGTAGCCCTGATTGAACCCGGCAACATCCACACCCCCATCTGGGCCAAATCGCTGCAAACCGCCAAAACCGCAGAAAGCCATTACCCGCCCGACTATACCAAGTTATACGGGCAGGTCATGGACCACGTGAAAGCCGCCTCCCAAAAGGCGGCTGCCCACAGCATCGAAGCCGACGTGGTGGCCCAAGCGGTCTATCACGCCCTCAGCGCCCCTCGGGCCAAAACACGGTACCCGCTGGGCTTGTCGGTTCAAATTCGCCGACTGCTGAGCATGCTTCCCGATCGGGTGCGAGATTGGCTTATCGCCCGGCAACTGGGGCTTTAG
- a CDS encoding MBL fold metallo-hydrolase: MTPSATPAAFIKTFPVGPLQCNCTIIGDPVSGEAIVVDPGGSPERIMSVLNEASLRVTRIIHTHAHFDHFLAAGQIHEQTGAPLCLHQADKPLWQHLEMQCSRFGVPFEPVPEPQHWLEHEEPLQAGSVTGQALFTPGHTPGSMSFWFEDNNLLIAGDTLFKGAIGRTDLWGGDYPTIERSIQSQLYTLNESAKVITGHGPSTVLGDEMRHNPYVRALPK; encoded by the coding sequence ATGACCCCCAGCGCCACGCCCGCCGCCTTTATCAAAACCTTTCCGGTTGGCCCCTTGCAATGCAACTGTACCATTATTGGCGATCCAGTCAGTGGGGAGGCCATTGTAGTGGACCCAGGCGGCAGCCCGGAACGCATTATGAGCGTTTTAAACGAGGCCAGCTTGCGGGTGACCCGCATTATCCACACCCACGCCCACTTCGATCACTTTTTGGCCGCCGGGCAAATCCATGAGCAAACCGGCGCCCCGCTTTGCCTGCACCAGGCAGACAAGCCCCTGTGGCAACATCTGGAAATGCAGTGCAGCCGCTTTGGCGTTCCCTTTGAACCGGTTCCCGAGCCGCAGCACTGGCTGGAGCATGAGGAGCCCTTACAGGCGGGCAGCGTCACCGGGCAAGCCCTGTTCACCCCGGGACACACCCCCGGCTCCATGAGTTTCTGGTTTGAGGACAACAACCTGCTGATTGCCGGGGACACCCTGTTTAAAGGGGCCATTGGGCGAACCGATTTATGGGGCGGCGATTACCCCACCATTGAGCGTTCCATCCAGTCGCAACTGTACACCCTGAACGAAAGCGCCAAGGTCATCACCGGCCATGGCCCCTCCACCGTGCTGGGCGATGAAATGCGCCACAACCCCTACGTGCGGGCCCTCCCAAAATAA
- a CDS encoding SRPBCC family protein, protein MKVYCLIRSQTLPIPVDVAWAFFANPSSVGQITPDWVHLRDESYELPRTIYPGLLRLYQLQPFGLLKFRWLSEITHVETMAYFVESQKLGPFAFWQHKHFIEAVPQGVEIREVIHYALPGGLGAGLLALLVRSQLERLWDYREQMLDEFFG, encoded by the coding sequence ATGAAAGTTTATTGCCTGATTCGATCCCAGACCTTGCCCATTCCCGTGGATGTGGCCTGGGCCTTTTTCGCCAATCCGTCCAGCGTGGGGCAAATCACCCCGGACTGGGTTCACTTGCGAGATGAGAGCTATGAGTTGCCCCGAACAATTTATCCCGGCCTGCTCAGGCTCTATCAGCTTCAGCCGTTTGGTTTGCTGAAGTTCCGGTGGCTGTCTGAAATTACGCACGTTGAAACGATGGCTTACTTTGTGGAATCGCAAAAGCTGGGGCCGTTCGCCTTTTGGCAGCACAAGCACTTTATAGAGGCTGTTCCCCAAGGCGTGGAAATCCGGGAGGTGATTCACTACGCCCTGCCCGGGGGGCTGGGTGCTGGCTTGCTGGCCTTGTTGGTGCGCTCTCAACTGGAGCGCCTGTGGGATTACCGAGAACAGATGCTGGACGAGTTTTTTGGCTAG